TTCACTTTTTTAATGTCGCCATCTTGAATAGCGCTATGTAAGGTATACTTAGTCTTAGATTTTAATATCATATATTTAATCCTTTCATTCTCAATTATTTACTCATTAGCTAGCATGAAGTTTACAATATTCGCTTAAGCGTTCTCCAATCTCTGGTAGTTTAAGGTATTCAGCAAGAGCTATAAATTCTTGCTGAGTTTCAAATATTATTTCTTGCCTTTTGTGAGGAGGTTTGATGAATATAGTTGTAATATTATGGAATCTATCAAAAAGCTTGATCAGTAATAGTTCTGTTTTATTTTGGTTACGTAATATTTGTATCATTTCCATAGCACTGATTTTCTTATTATCCCTAACTCTGGTAAGGTCTGAAACCTGTTCTGCAATATTAGCGCCAAATTCGTACCTTATTCTTTCTTTAGTTAGTGTTGTGTCTTCGATGGTATCATGTAGTATTGCAGTAATAATTGTATCTGTTTCAGAGCTGTAGTCTGATACCATGTAGGCTACTTCTAATGGATGTGTGTAGTATAGTTCTCCA
This genomic interval from Orientia tsutsugamushi contains the following:
- a CDS encoding HD domain-containing protein, whose amino-acid sequence is MIDFYSESLINKLFRTNIRFNTKIDLDKVERAIKYAKKYHGQQKRDTGELYYTHPLEVAYMVSDYSSETDTIITAILHDTIEDTTLTKERIRYEFGANIAEQVSDLTRVRDNKKISAMEMIQILRNQNKTELLLIKLFDRFHNITTIFIKPPHKRQEIIFETQQEFIALAEYLKLPEIGERLSEYCKLHAS